The stretch of DNA TGAGCCCCGAGTGCAAGGACATTTTGGCACGTATGCTCGTGGTCAATCCGCTACAGCGAGCTACGCTGGCGGAAATTCTGCAGCACCCATGGATGAGCAGGGGCTACGAAGGCCCTCCCGACTCGTACATTCCATACAGAGAGCCTCTGACGCTGCCCCTGGACCCACAGGTTGTCCAGGAGATGAGCGGTTTCGAATTTGGCTCTGAGGCCGAAATCGCCCAGAATCTGGCGGCGCTTCTTGAATCGCCAGAGTACATCTTAGCCTGCCACAACTGGTACAAGGCACACGAGAGCTCGCCGTCTACCTCCCGGTTCTCGTTCGACCTGCTCAAACGAACGAGCGGTGGCATGGGTGGTGGATCATCAGATTCCATTGATCTGACCGCCACCCCTATGAGTACTGCCGATCCCACAGCGGCCTACCACCCACTCATTAGCGTGTACTACCTGGTGCGTGAGCGATTGGAACGGGACGCTCGAAGAGAGCAAGAGCGGGCTGGTGCCCCCTTTGTGGGCTATCGTCAGGGCGCCGGGAGCGGCAGTGGCAGCGACGAGTTTGGTCATCATTCTGGCCACCATTCTGGTCATCAACATAGTCACAGCGGCCATGTGAGCATTCCAGCTCCTCCCACAGTGGTGCCTCCTCCTGAGGCTGCTCACTCGCACCACACCCACACCCACAGTCAGTACTCGCCATTCCTGTCTGGCCAGGGTCCCTCCCGAGCACGTGCTCGAACCCACGGTGCTTCCGACCTGCAGCCCCCGCAGCAGCATGGTGCACATGGACAGCCCCAGGCGCCCCAGCGGGCGTATGACGCGCCTCACGACCACCACCAGGGTGGCCAACCGGGACCGCAGCCGCACCAGCTCGCATCCCCGCCTCCGCTGTCGCCTCCGCCTCAGCAATACTCCTTCCCCGAAAAGAAGGAACCGAGTCTGGCATCATCGCTGCTCCGGCGGTTCTCATCTCGACGAAGCAAGCccagcgacagcagcaaccacGCGCCAGAGCCTCCCTCGCCAGGCGGGCGACTCAAGGTACAGCAGCCAAGCTCTCCTCTTGGCAGATCAACGTCTGTCAACGAGAAGCAGGCTCGAAAACCGGTTGGATACGGCACTCCTGGCACTCCCAGCAGCGCGAAGTTCTCTTCGGGGACACCCGGCAGTCCTCTGCGCAAGCGAGCGGTCCATTCGGCATCTCCATCGGTGGATATGGCTGGTCTTGGGGTTCCTCACATGCCCAGCGCATCTTCTAACGCTTCTGGCTCTCATGTGACCCCCCACTCGTCTCAGGACGGCGTCGACGGGCCTCCGCAGACTCCTCCTACGCGACCCACGGCAACTTTCGCGCCTGGTTCTGCCCAGCAGCCGCCAACTACCACCCGAAAGCAGTACCACCCATCTGCGCGGGCGAAGTCAATGGGTCACGTGCGCAAAGAGTCAATCAACACCAAGGCGGCGGCTCCTCCTTCGGAGTCCATGCCTCCTGTTCCTCAAGAGTTTGAGGATGACGTCGCCCCTGTGCAGTCGCGTCAGCACCACGTTAAGATGGACGACGTGGATCTGGCAGACCACACGCCTACACCCTCGATCGACTATCCTAAGCAGGTATTCCTCAAGGGTTTCTTTTCCGTGCAGTCGACGTCCACCAAGTCTTTGCCGTTTATTCGGTCTGACATTATCCGTGTACTGACTCAGCTGGGCGTGCGGTTCAAGGAGATCCGGGGTGGATTCATGTGCATCCACGAGCCCAGCCTTGCGCGTGAAGAAGACCCTTCGCCCGGCCACCTGAGTCCACGGGTGGATACGGGCGATACATCGAGCTTGTCGCCTCCCGGCTCGCCTGCGAATGCTCACTGGCGTAAGCTGTCGTTTAACGGAAGAAGACGGGATCATTCTGGTTCCGGCCACTTTGATTTCTCCGACGACTTCTCTTGTGACTCGTTTGGCGGCTCTACGGAGCGGCATCATGCCCAGGGCGGAGGCAGTGATATGTTGGGCTACACAGCGACAAATTCGTCGGTGCGAACGCCGCTGCAGTTTGAGATTTACATTGTCAAGGTTCCGATTCTGTCGCTGCATGGAGTGCAGTTTAAGAAGATGACGGGTAACTCGTGGCAATATAAGAATCTGGCGGGTAAGATTTTGGCTGAGCTGAAGTTATAGGTGGCGAAGACCGTAGGTCTTAGCAGACAAGAAGCTGTCATGAGTTGGAGAAGCAAGAagcagctacaagtagtctgCGGGATTGAGCAGCAAGAAACAAATAGCTGCAACTACAATACTCATTGGAGGTACATAATAATAGAGCACTTATCATAGACTGCTTGGATagaggagaagaggtgtGATTGGGGGCTCGACGGGATGTGTTGTTGGAAGAAGTTTGATGACAGGCGGTCTAGAGGGGCTCTAGAGGTGTAGTCTGGGGATGTCTGTCTAAACTGGCTTCATATGTAGTAAGTTTGGTAGAGTGGATCACTTCCAAGACAGTAGGGCTACCATGGAACAAGTTTTACTGAACTAAGTCTTGGCTCAATGGTAGAGGTTTACAGATGTTGTTACGGTCTAATGTGAAATCTTTTGCGGGTGTTTGGGTCCGTTATAAAGTGAATATCTC from Yarrowia lipolytica chromosome 1D, complete sequence encodes:
- a CDS encoding uncharacterized protein (Compare to YALI0D22770g, similar to uniprot|P13185 Saccharomyces cerevisiae YDR122w KIN1 ser/thr protein kinase), encoding MTEPMTSPAPVPAPPPEKRMQKRRSIGEWDFVKTIGAGSMGQVKLAKSRVTGELCAVKVIPKATAQHKRPPDEEAKESDISKDIRTVREAAIGKLLHHKYICEMREMYTMTNHYYMVFEYVAGGQMLDYIISHGSLKERHARKFARAIGSALDYCHQNSIVHRDLKIENILISKSGDIKLIDFGLSNLFAPNSQLKTFCGSLYFAAPELLKARPYIGPEVDVWSFGVVLYVLVCGKVPFDDKNMPLLHAKIKQGKVEYPNFLSPECKDILARMLVVNPLQRATLAEILQHPWMSRGYEGPPDSYIPYREPLTLPLDPQVVQEMSGFEFGSEAEIAQNLAALLESPEYILACHNWYKAHESSPSTSRFSFDLLKRTSGGMGGGSSDSIDLTATPMSTADPTAAYHPLISVYYLVRERLERDARREQERAGAPFVGYRQGAGSGSGSDEFGHHSGHHSGHQHSHSGHVSIPAPPTVVPPPEAAHSHHTHTHSQYSPFLSGQGPSRARARTHGASDLQPPQQHGAHGQPQAPQRAYDAPHDHHQGGQPGPQPHQLASPPPLSPPPQQYSFPEKKEPSLASSLLRRFSSRRSKPSDSSNHAPEPPSPGGRLKVQQPSSPLGRSTSVNEKQARKPVGYGTPGTPSSAKFSSGTPGSPLRKRAVHSASPSVDMAGLGVPHMPSASSNASGSHVTPHSSQDGVDGPPQTPPTRPTATFAPGSAQQPPTTTRKQYHPSARAKSMGHVRKESINTKAAAPPSESMPPVPQEFEDDVAPVQSRQHHVKMDDVDLADHTPTPSIDYPKQVFLKGFFSVQSTSTKSLPFIRSDIIRVLTQLGVRFKEIRGGFMCIHEPSLAREEDPSPGHLSPRVDTGDTSSLSPPGSPANAHWRKLSFNGRRRDHSGSGHFDFSDDFSCDSFGGSTERHHAQGGGSDMLGYTATNSSVRTPLQFEIYIVKVPILSLHGVQFKKMTGNSWQYKNLAGKILAELKL